The Natrinema sp. HArc-T2 genome has a segment encoding these proteins:
- a CDS encoding proteasome-activating nucleotidase encodes MSRSPSIPDRPHRDIDSDLPDDERLEALRGHYEDIVDVNEQLSAQLDDAEDRRERLQDKVDRIERENEMLKSSSLYIATVEDVLDDAQVIVKQHGNNQEVLTDVSPRMVDRVEPGDRVAVNDSFAIQTVLNAETDARAQSMEITEKPAVTYADIGGIDEQVREVREAVEQPLSEPELFDEVGIDPPSGVLLYGPPGTGKTMLAKAVAHETDATFIKMAGSELVRKFIGEGSRLVRDLFEMAREREPAIIFIDEIDAIATRRTESKTSGDAEVQRTMMQLLSEMDGFEARGEIRIIAATNRFDMLDRAILRPGRFDRLIEVPEPDESGREQILEIHTRDMNVADDVDFAELAADTDGYSGAEIESLATEAGMFAIRNDRDEVIHQDFVDALEKIEEDDSSDVVSSAGYFYQ; translated from the coding sequence ATGTCTCGAAGCCCGTCTATTCCCGACCGACCTCACCGCGATATCGACTCCGATCTTCCCGACGACGAGCGGCTCGAGGCGCTTCGCGGGCATTACGAGGATATCGTCGACGTCAACGAGCAGCTGTCAGCCCAGCTCGATGACGCCGAGGACCGCCGCGAGCGCCTCCAGGACAAAGTCGATCGGATCGAACGCGAAAACGAGATGCTCAAGAGCTCGTCGCTGTACATCGCCACCGTCGAGGACGTCCTCGACGACGCGCAGGTCATCGTCAAGCAACACGGCAACAATCAGGAAGTGCTCACCGATGTCTCTCCGCGGATGGTCGACCGCGTCGAGCCCGGCGACCGCGTCGCCGTCAACGACTCCTTTGCGATCCAGACGGTTCTGAACGCCGAGACCGACGCGCGCGCCCAGTCGATGGAGATCACCGAGAAACCCGCGGTCACCTACGCCGACATCGGCGGCATCGACGAGCAGGTCCGCGAGGTCCGCGAGGCCGTCGAGCAGCCACTGTCCGAACCCGAACTGTTCGACGAGGTCGGCATCGATCCCCCGAGCGGCGTGCTCCTGTACGGCCCGCCGGGCACCGGCAAAACGATGCTCGCGAAAGCCGTCGCCCACGAGACCGACGCCACCTTCATCAAGATGGCCGGCTCGGAACTCGTCCGCAAGTTCATCGGCGAGGGTTCGAGGCTCGTCCGTGACCTCTTCGAGATGGCCCGCGAGCGCGAACCAGCCATCATCTTCATCGACGAGATCGACGCCATCGCGACCCGTCGGACCGAGTCCAAAACCTCCGGCGACGCCGAGGTCCAGCGAACGATGATGCAACTGCTCTCCGAGATGGACGGGTTCGAGGCCCGTGGCGAGATCCGCATCATCGCCGCGACCAACCGCTTCGACATGCTCGATCGGGCCATCCTCCGCCCCGGTCGGTTCGACCGCCTCATCGAAGTGCCCGAACCCGACGAGTCCGGGCGCGAACAGATCCTCGAGATCCACACACGCGACATGAACGTCGCCGACGATGTCGACTTCGCCGAATTGGCCGCCGACACCGACGGCTACTCCGGCGCCGAAATCGAGAGCCTCGCCACCGAAGCTGGCATGTTTGCCATCCGTAACGACCGCGACGAGGTCATTCATCAGGACTTCGTCGATGCCTTAGAGAAGATCGAAGAGGACGACTCGAGCGACGTGGTTTCGTCGGCAGGCTACTTCTACCAGTAA
- the pepF gene encoding oligoendopeptidase F — translation MSSVPDRSEVDEEYTWDLESIYATDDDWEAAYEAVAERVEDLASYEGQTTDDAETLLEVLELRDELMREVSTVAAYARMRRDEDTTDQHYQALTARAQSLAVDAQSAASFIDPELQELTREEFDEMVDEESDLETYDHYVDDVLRMKPHTRSAEVEALLADLSEVTGATGEVYTMLSNADMAFPTIEDPEGEAVEITQSNFTNLLKRPDRDFRKRVYENYFDEWESVRNTVAASYKNSVKADVKTAQARNYDTAREAALDGPNVPVDVYDTLVDTVHDNIDKLHHHANLKRQALDVDELQMWDLYMPLTGDEGPDLEYEQATEYVVDALAPLGEEYQSRVAEGLDSRWVDVYENEGKQSGAYSGGTYDTQPFILLNYQQDIASMYTLAHELGHSMHSELTKDEQPYVYSSYEIFVAEVASTVNEALLTNHLLETVDDPEFRKHVLNEFVERVRSTLYRQTLFAEFEHETHRLEEAGEPLTADRLDDLYRGLKEDYYEPAAIDDRIAREWMRIPHFYRAFYVYQYATGISAALAIVDDVLERGQPAAKDYLEFLKRGSREYPLELLRIAGVDMSSSDPIDRALETYGERLDEFESLLD, via the coding sequence ATGAGTTCCGTTCCCGACCGCTCCGAGGTCGATGAGGAATATACCTGGGACCTCGAGAGCATCTACGCGACCGACGATGACTGGGAGGCCGCCTACGAGGCAGTCGCCGAACGCGTCGAGGACCTCGCGTCCTACGAGGGACAGACGACCGACGACGCCGAAACCCTCCTCGAAGTGCTCGAGTTACGCGACGAGCTCATGCGCGAGGTGTCGACGGTCGCGGCCTACGCCCGCATGCGCCGCGACGAGGACACGACCGACCAGCACTACCAGGCGCTGACTGCCCGCGCACAGTCGCTTGCTGTCGACGCCCAGTCTGCGGCGTCGTTTATCGACCCCGAACTCCAGGAACTGACCCGCGAGGAGTTCGACGAGATGGTCGACGAGGAATCCGACCTCGAGACCTACGACCACTACGTCGACGACGTGCTCCGGATGAAACCGCACACGCGCTCGGCTGAGGTCGAAGCGCTGCTGGCGGACTTGAGTGAGGTGACCGGCGCGACGGGCGAAGTCTACACCATGCTCTCGAACGCCGACATGGCGTTCCCGACCATCGAGGACCCCGAAGGCGAGGCCGTCGAGATCACCCAGAGTAACTTCACAAATCTGCTCAAACGGCCCGATCGGGACTTCCGCAAACGCGTCTACGAGAACTACTTCGACGAGTGGGAATCCGTCCGGAACACGGTCGCAGCGAGCTACAAAAACAGCGTCAAAGCCGACGTAAAGACGGCACAGGCACGCAACTACGACACGGCACGCGAAGCCGCCCTCGACGGCCCGAACGTCCCCGTCGATGTCTACGACACGCTCGTCGACACCGTCCACGACAACATCGACAAGCTCCACCATCACGCCAACCTCAAGCGGCAGGCGCTGGATGTCGACGAACTGCAGATGTGGGACCTTTACATGCCGCTGACTGGTGACGAAGGACCCGACCTCGAGTACGAGCAGGCGACCGAGTACGTCGTCGACGCGCTCGCACCGCTGGGCGAGGAGTACCAGTCCCGCGTCGCCGAGGGTCTCGACTCTCGGTGGGTCGACGTCTACGAGAACGAGGGCAAACAGTCCGGCGCGTACTCGGGTGGCACCTACGACACTCAGCCGTTTATCCTGCTGAACTACCAGCAGGACATCGCCTCGATGTACACGCTGGCCCACGAACTCGGCCACTCGATGCACTCCGAACTCACCAAGGACGAACAGCCCTACGTCTACTCGAGCTACGAAATCTTCGTCGCCGAAGTCGCCAGCACGGTCAACGAGGCCCTGCTGACCAACCACTTGCTCGAGACGGTCGACGATCCCGAGTTCCGCAAACACGTCTTGAACGAGTTCGTAGAGCGCGTGCGCTCGACGCTCTATCGCCAGACGCTGTTTGCGGAGTTCGAACACGAAACCCACCGCCTCGAGGAGGCAGGCGAGCCGCTGACCGCCGATCGGCTGGACGACCTTTATCGAGGGCTCAAGGAAGACTACTACGAACCTGCCGCCATCGACGACCGGATCGCCCGCGAGTGGATGCGCATTCCTCACTTCTATCGGGCCTTCTACGTCTACCAGTACGCGACCGGTATCTCCGCCGCGCTCGCGATCGTTGACGACGTCTTGGAACGCGGCCAACCCGCTGCCAAGGACTACCTCGAGTTCCTCAAGCGGGGCTCCCGCGAGTATCCCCTCGAGCTCCTGCGGATCGCGGGCGTCGACATGAGCAGTTCGGACCCGATCGACCGCGCGCTCGAGACCTACGGCGAGCGTCTCGACGAGTTCGAGTCGCTGCTCGACTAA
- a CDS encoding PQQ-binding-like beta-propeller repeat protein: protein MQQISRRAMIGACGASLAFGAGCLGDTADSDGTGPNQGTGNNWWASFRAGPSNTGSVDTAIPTAEPTERWTAELAREPKTAAIVDRTAYLAAGSTLHAIGLESGKTQWTVALESDRTAAPAVTDDAVVCPTGSGLIVVNRDGKDRRRIGFDGDVSSLRWTTQQQVQSKPSSPTVADGTAYVGTSNGDLIAVALDEDGVTWQSSATVGWTTLSQARQSGAVVSSPAVAGGRVIVGTEAGIAAFDATSGSSEWTHETDRAVRSAPAVVDGMVYVGGTKPFALEANSGDLEWQAEDAFTAMADRRSNRWTGARQLQQRVAMEPSVAVADELVVVHEPDERLVALERSDGSTRWETPLERIEPMAVQYAPSWSSPAIAGDVVVVGTSQGLVAASLTDGEGLWRVSTESRVVASPAVADGTVVVGDSSGMVYALAET, encoded by the coding sequence ATGCAACAGATTTCACGGCGAGCGATGATCGGAGCGTGTGGGGCGTCGCTCGCGTTCGGTGCGGGCTGTCTCGGTGACACGGCTGATTCAGACGGAACCGGGCCCAATCAAGGGACAGGGAACAACTGGTGGGCATCGTTCCGTGCCGGGCCGTCGAACACGGGATCCGTCGACACGGCCATTCCGACGGCGGAACCAACAGAGCGATGGACTGCGGAGCTCGCTCGGGAACCGAAGACCGCAGCCATCGTCGACAGAACCGCGTATCTCGCTGCCGGCTCGACGCTCCACGCGATCGGCCTCGAGTCGGGCAAAACACAGTGGACGGTCGCCCTCGAGAGCGATCGGACCGCCGCGCCAGCCGTGACTGACGACGCCGTGGTCTGTCCGACCGGTTCCGGGCTGATCGTCGTCAACCGCGATGGAAAAGACAGGCGACGGATCGGGTTCGATGGCGACGTGTCGAGTCTGCGCTGGACGACACAGCAACAGGTCCAGTCGAAGCCGTCGTCACCGACCGTCGCCGACGGCACGGCCTACGTCGGAACGTCGAACGGCGATCTCATCGCGGTCGCGCTCGACGAGGATGGCGTGACGTGGCAGTCCTCCGCGACGGTCGGCTGGACAACCCTCTCGCAGGCCCGGCAGTCGGGTGCCGTCGTCTCCTCGCCCGCCGTCGCGGGCGGCCGGGTGATCGTCGGTACCGAGGCGGGTATTGCAGCGTTCGACGCGACCAGCGGCTCGAGCGAGTGGACTCACGAAACCGACCGCGCAGTGCGATCAGCGCCGGCTGTCGTGGATGGCATGGTCTACGTCGGCGGCACGAAGCCGTTCGCACTCGAAGCCAACAGTGGCGACCTCGAGTGGCAGGCCGAGGATGCGTTCACGGCGATGGCCGACCGCCGGTCGAACAGGTGGACCGGGGCGCGTCAACTCCAGCAGCGAGTGGCGATGGAGCCGTCAGTCGCAGTCGCCGACGAGCTCGTCGTCGTCCACGAACCGGACGAACGACTGGTGGCACTCGAGCGAAGCGACGGCAGCACGCGGTGGGAGACGCCGCTCGAGCGCATCGAGCCGATGGCGGTCCAGTACGCGCCGAGCTGGTCGTCGCCGGCGATTGCCGGTGACGTGGTCGTCGTCGGAACGTCACAGGGACTCGTCGCCGCCTCGCTGACCGACGGCGAGGGACTGTGGCGAGTTTCGACCGAGAGTCGCGTCGTCGCATCACCTGCGGTTGCCGACGGGACGGTCGTCGTCGGCGATAGCAGTGGGATGGTCTATGCACTCGCGGAGACTTAG
- the truA gene encoding tRNA pseudouridine(38-40) synthase TruA, whose amino-acid sequence MLLRAFRIAYDGTDYYGYQRQPDVPTVEDTIFDALRALGVLESDADKPDGYAAAGRTDAGVSALAQTIALEAPGWLTPRALNAELPADVRAWASADAPDGFHATHHASRRTYTYHLYAPSDVPADSEIALIDDEHFLTACEALSGTHDVANLTPDDHNTERTLALTATRDGDYLVVTASAGGFTRELVRRLVSLACEIGSGESSFAKLDRVFEPEPLPGPEGIAPAPPEPLVLTDVAYPDLTFETDDDAAESARAVFDRRRIERRTGARVAGQVADGIR is encoded by the coding sequence ATGCTCCTCCGCGCGTTCCGGATCGCCTATGACGGCACGGACTACTACGGCTACCAGCGCCAGCCCGATGTTCCAACCGTCGAGGACACCATTTTCGACGCGCTTCGGGCACTCGGGGTCCTCGAGTCCGATGCCGACAAACCCGACGGCTACGCCGCTGCCGGTCGCACCGACGCGGGCGTCTCCGCGCTCGCCCAGACGATCGCACTCGAGGCCCCCGGCTGGCTCACGCCGCGGGCGCTCAATGCCGAACTCCCCGCCGACGTGCGCGCGTGGGCGAGCGCCGACGCACCCGACGGGTTCCACGCGACTCATCACGCGAGCCGCCGGACGTACACCTATCACCTGTACGCACCATCCGACGTCCCGGCTGATTCCGAGATAGCTCTGATCGACGACGAGCACTTTTTGACCGCCTGTGAGGCGCTATCCGGAACGCACGACGTGGCGAATCTGACACCCGACGATCACAACACCGAACGAACCTTGGCGCTGACAGCGACCAGAGACGGCGACTACCTCGTCGTCACTGCCAGCGCGGGCGGATTCACCCGCGAACTCGTCCGACGACTCGTCTCGCTGGCCTGTGAGATCGGGAGCGGCGAGTCGTCGTTCGCGAAACTCGATCGGGTGTTCGAGCCCGAGCCGCTGCCCGGTCCCGAGGGTATCGCGCCGGCACCGCCGGAGCCGCTCGTCTTGACCGACGTAGCCTATCCCGACCTCACGTTCGAGACCGACGACGACGCCGCCGAGAGCGCTCGCGCCGTGTTCGACCGCCGTCGCATCGAACGGCGGACGGGAGCGCGAGTCGCCGGTCAGGTCGCCGACGGGATACGGTAG
- a CDS encoding SDR family oxidoreductase produces MSTTLEQQTAIVTGASSGIGAATCHELAAAGANVVLAARSEAQLEAVADDLEADHDVETLVVPTDVREEDDIDALIETTVDRFGGIDVLVNNAGLARGSDVEALTTDEYETMQETNVDGVFYATRAAVPHVRERGGHLIFVGSFAGQYPRPFNPVYAASKWWVRGFAKSVAAQVGDDGVGVTIVNPSEVRSQFGSTDGDPFVERFDEGEATEPEEIAEAIRFAASRGGSSVTELDLYRRDKFADTIR; encoded by the coding sequence ATGTCTACCACACTCGAGCAGCAAACGGCGATCGTCACGGGTGCGAGTTCCGGGATCGGTGCGGCGACCTGCCACGAACTCGCGGCGGCGGGTGCAAACGTTGTTCTCGCGGCGCGAAGCGAGGCGCAACTGGAAGCAGTTGCCGACGACCTCGAGGCCGACCACGACGTCGAGACGCTGGTCGTCCCGACGGACGTCCGCGAGGAGGACGACATCGATGCACTCATCGAGACGACCGTCGACCGCTTTGGCGGGATCGACGTGTTGGTTAACAACGCGGGGCTGGCCCGCGGGAGCGACGTCGAGGCGCTGACAACCGACGAGTACGAGACGATGCAGGAGACCAACGTCGACGGTGTCTTCTACGCGACACGGGCGGCGGTTCCGCACGTCCGCGAGCGCGGTGGGCACCTGATCTTCGTCGGCAGTTTCGCCGGCCAGTACCCGCGACCGTTCAACCCTGTCTATGCCGCGTCGAAGTGGTGGGTTCGGGGCTTCGCCAAGAGCGTCGCCGCCCAGGTCGGCGACGACGGCGTCGGCGTCACGATCGTCAACCCCTCCGAAGTCCGCTCGCAGTTCGGGAGCACCGACGGCGACCCCTTCGTCGAGCGCTTCGACGAGGGGGAGGCGACCGAACCAGAGGAAATCGCCGAGGCGATCCGCTTTGCCGCGAGTCGGGGCGGCTCGAGCGTGACCGAACTCGATCTCTACCGGCGGGACAAGTTCGCCGACACCATCCGATAA
- a CDS encoding carboxypeptidase M32, translating into MATDQAGSDATEADTYEQFERRVQRISNVGNAAGILRWDQEVVMPDEGTPARAQQLSTLSSLSHELLTADETGQLLDDLEDDDLTDEQAAVVRETRRQYDRETSVPQELVEELSATASNAHPTWKQAREEDDFEQFAPTLEKLVELKREYAAHIDPDADPYAVLFADYEPYIDLETAERVLERLREELVPLIDAIQDSDADLATDAFAGEFDDDDQEALARDVLGSLGYDWDRGRLDTAPHPFSSGTQFDARVTTRFDEEDLLGSITSTIHEFGHANYTLGLPDEGYGTPLGEARDLSVHESQSRLWENHIGRSRPFWEHFLPVARERFPGLEDVSPDAAYEAANQVYDDNLIRVEADELTYHLHIVIRFEIERDLIRGDLEVSEVPQVWNDKYEEYLGVRPETDAEGCLQDIHWSHGDFGYFPTYSLGSVLAAQLYAAAEDDRGPFDEEIREGEFDDLNGWLREHIHQHGKHFVTPDLIERATGEDLTADHFLEYVTEKYGKLYALEDY; encoded by the coding sequence ATGGCGACCGATCAGGCTGGAAGCGATGCGACCGAGGCCGACACGTACGAGCAGTTCGAACGACGCGTCCAGCGCATCTCGAACGTTGGCAACGCCGCCGGTATCCTGCGATGGGACCAGGAGGTTGTGATGCCCGACGAGGGGACGCCGGCCCGAGCCCAGCAACTCTCGACGCTGTCGTCGCTCAGTCACGAACTCCTGACTGCCGACGAAACCGGACAGCTGCTCGACGACCTTGAGGACGACGACCTCACCGACGAGCAGGCCGCGGTCGTCCGCGAGACCCGACGCCAGTACGACCGCGAGACGAGCGTTCCCCAAGAACTCGTCGAAGAACTCTCCGCGACGGCGTCGAACGCCCATCCGACGTGGAAGCAGGCCCGCGAGGAGGACGACTTCGAGCAGTTCGCACCGACCCTCGAGAAACTGGTCGAACTCAAACGCGAGTACGCCGCCCATATCGATCCCGATGCCGATCCCTACGCCGTCCTCTTTGCGGACTACGAGCCCTACATCGACCTCGAGACTGCCGAACGGGTCCTAGAGCGCCTGCGAGAGGAACTCGTCCCACTGATCGACGCGATCCAAGATAGTGACGCTGACCTCGCCACTGACGCCTTTGCGGGGGAGTTCGACGACGACGATCAGGAAGCGCTCGCACGCGACGTGCTGGGTTCGCTCGGCTACGACTGGGACCGGGGGCGGCTCGATACCGCGCCGCATCCGTTCTCCTCGGGGACGCAGTTCGACGCCCGCGTGACGACCCGCTTCGACGAGGAAGACCTGCTGGGGTCGATCACCTCGACCATCCACGAGTTCGGCCACGCGAACTACACGCTCGGCCTCCCCGACGAGGGCTACGGTACGCCGCTTGGCGAAGCCCGCGACCTGTCGGTCCACGAATCCCAGTCCCGGCTCTGGGAGAACCACATCGGTCGTTCCCGCCCCTTCTGGGAACATTTCCTGCCGGTTGCCCGCGAGCGGTTCCCGGGGCTCGAGGACGTCTCTCCTGACGCGGCCTACGAAGCCGCAAATCAGGTTTACGACGACAACCTCATTCGCGTCGAGGCGGACGAACTCACCTACCACCTTCACATCGTGATCCGCTTCGAGATCGAGCGCGATCTGATCCGTGGCGATCTCGAGGTCTCAGAGGTCCCGCAGGTCTGGAACGACAAGTACGAGGAGTATCTGGGCGTCCGTCCCGAGACGGACGCGGAGGGCTGTCTGCAGGACATCCACTGGTCGCACGGCGACTTCGGCTACTTCCCGACGTACTCGCTGGGCTCGGTCCTCGCCGCACAGTTGTACGCCGCTGCCGAGGATGACCGCGGCCCGTTCGACGAGGAGATCCGCGAGGGCGAGTTCGACGACCTCAACGGCTGGCTCCGCGAGCACATCCACCAGCACGGCAAACACTTCGTCACGCCCGACCTGATCGAACGGGCCACTGGCGAGGACCTGACCGCCGATCACTTCCTCGAGTACGTCACCGAGAAATACGGCAAACTGTACGCGCTCGAGGACTACTGA
- a CDS encoding CDGSH iron-sulfur domain-containing protein — protein sequence MAREVTHEEREPTAIDPDDHDGDIYVCQCGLSDDKPFCDGAHTVTADEEDGVVYKYEDDDSDQPRQPVDE from the coding sequence ATGGCACGCGAAGTCACTCACGAGGAACGCGAACCGACTGCGATCGACCCAGACGACCACGATGGCGACATCTACGTCTGCCAGTGTGGTCTGTCCGACGACAAGCCGTTCTGTGACGGCGCACATACTGTCACGGCAGACGAAGAAGACGGCGTCGTATACAAGTACGAGGACGACGACAGCGACCAGCCTCGTCAGCCCGTCGACGAGTAA
- a CDS encoding M20 family metallopeptidase has protein sequence MTLVELTRELVSIPSHGDETAAGDFLESWLRRETDADVRRDEVGNVFARKGSGDETLALVGHHDVVEPVDSQVTEMGDAYTVEERDGRLYGRGTADMKGALVAALLAFHDATPAGELVFASFVGEEVGGVGARHAIEQGFSPEYAIVGEGSTNYSGPNVTDVAVAHKGRRGSTITAHGTAAHASEADAGENAIYRATDAIDRVRALEPPSVDVAGEIIEGRLTVTEIEGGSAWNVVPARCSFTVDERTVPGERAPLERIADREGIEWTVDQDWPPMQCEDASFADAVLEAATAAQDADPEHVTKPHATDAGWLSDAGTECVIYGPSEPGEAHTDGESVSIAVLERCRETYRWVAETWPPSH, from the coding sequence ATGACTCTCGTCGAGTTGACGCGCGAGCTCGTTTCGATTCCCAGCCACGGAGACGAGACTGCTGCCGGTGACTTCCTCGAGTCGTGGCTGCGCCGCGAGACCGACGCCGACGTACGCCGAGACGAGGTCGGGAACGTATTCGCCCGGAAAGGCAGTGGCGACGAGACACTCGCACTCGTCGGCCACCACGATGTTGTCGAGCCGGTTGACTCGCAAGTCACCGAGATGGGCGATGCATACACCGTCGAGGAACGAGACGGTCGACTCTATGGCCGTGGGACGGCGGATATGAAAGGCGCGCTCGTGGCTGCCCTGCTCGCGTTCCATGATGCCACCCCCGCCGGTGAACTCGTATTCGCGAGTTTCGTCGGCGAGGAAGTCGGCGGTGTCGGCGCACGCCACGCGATCGAGCAGGGGTTCTCCCCGGAGTACGCCATCGTCGGTGAGGGCTCGACCAACTACTCGGGGCCGAACGTCACCGATGTCGCCGTCGCGCACAAGGGCCGACGCGGAAGTACGATCACTGCCCACGGAACCGCGGCCCACGCCAGCGAGGCCGACGCCGGCGAGAACGCCATCTACCGCGCGACGGACGCGATCGACCGTGTTCGGGCACTTGAGCCCCCGTCGGTCGACGTCGCGGGCGAGATCATCGAGGGACGCCTCACCGTCACCGAGATCGAGGGTGGCTCCGCGTGGAACGTCGTCCCTGCCCGCTGTTCGTTCACCGTCGACGAGCGGACGGTGCCGGGCGAGCGCGCCCCCCTCGAGCGGATCGCGGACCGCGAGGGAATCGAGTGGACCGTCGACCAGGACTGGCCGCCGATGCAGTGCGAGGACGCGTCCTTTGCCGATGCGGTTCTCGAGGCCGCAACGGCGGCACAAGATGCCGACCCCGAACACGTCACCAAACCCCACGCGACCGACGCGGGCTGGCTCTCGGACGCCGGCACGGAGTGTGTGATCTACGGCCCTTCCGAGCCCGGCGAGGCCCACACCGACGGCGAGAGCGTCTCGATCGCCGTCCTCGAGCGCTGTCGCGAGACCTACCGGTGGGTCGCGGAGACGTGGCCGCCATCACACTAA
- a CDS encoding protoglobin domain-containing protein gives MQPEQTFGKGGLNGFLDVDELVDRIGLDEDEVEWRKHFIGFDETDQQRLSDLEPLLRDNRQEISDDFYENILQYEGTRKVINRSPKGVEALKQTQQAYLVSLATGDYDLSYFENRTRIGKLHEMLDMPLKHYVGQYGVYYDLLLSRMNERVQDQVVDAIEEWAAERDAESDEGGLGKVVGALGFGGSDDDIDDGLEESFEAAVRDAIDDGMMDILSLLRIINLDMQIATETYVDSYAKRLEESIEQRKRLASEVETDVQAPLSELHESGEVVAKRAEAISQHTESQAAGVTRAARELDEVSAAVEEVASVADQVSKESDRTEQLAAEGVEAADDALDELEAIENATDRVAEAVDSLAERTEEIDEIVDRLDDLAERTTVLAANAKIESSRGGGDGDTMGVIANEVRSFAEQTKSDLAEIEDTVEAVREDASATVATTEETVTRVDAGTDRVRETVHSLESIHESAQQTATGMEDVTAAADQQARGVEATAETLAELSQSADKVANAAESVAAASQEQTASLREVRDSVARLTDDEQETEPPVYEQVD, from the coding sequence ATGCAACCGGAGCAGACGTTCGGTAAGGGGGGACTCAACGGTTTTCTCGATGTCGACGAACTCGTTGATCGCATTGGCCTCGACGAAGACGAGGTCGAGTGGCGAAAACACTTCATCGGATTCGACGAAACCGATCAACAGCGACTCTCGGATCTCGAGCCGCTGTTACGGGACAATCGCCAGGAGATTTCCGACGACTTCTACGAGAACATTCTGCAGTACGAGGGCACGCGGAAGGTCATCAATCGGTCGCCGAAGGGCGTCGAGGCGCTCAAACAGACCCAGCAGGCGTATCTCGTCTCGCTGGCGACGGGGGACTACGATCTGTCGTACTTCGAAAACCGGACCCGGATCGGAAAGCTCCACGAAATGCTCGATATGCCGCTGAAACACTACGTGGGCCAATACGGCGTCTACTACGATCTGCTGCTCTCGCGGATGAACGAGCGGGTCCAAGATCAAGTCGTCGACGCGATCGAGGAGTGGGCGGCAGAACGCGACGCCGAGAGCGACGAGGGCGGACTCGGCAAAGTCGTCGGCGCGCTGGGATTCGGCGGCAGCGATGACGATATCGACGACGGGCTCGAGGAGTCGTTCGAAGCAGCCGTCAGAGATGCCATCGACGACGGCATGATGGACATCCTCTCGCTGCTCCGAATCATCAACCTCGACATGCAGATCGCGACCGAAACCTACGTGGACTCCTACGCGAAGCGACTCGAGGAGTCGATCGAACAGCGCAAGCGCCTCGCCAGCGAGGTCGAAACCGACGTGCAGGCCCCGCTGTCCGAACTCCACGAGTCGGGCGAGGTGGTCGCAAAGCGCGCCGAGGCGATCAGCCAGCACACCGAGTCACAGGCTGCCGGTGTCACGCGGGCCGCACGCGAACTCGACGAAGTGAGCGCCGCCGTCGAGGAGGTCGCAAGCGTGGCAGACCAAGTCAGCAAGGAAAGCGACCGGACCGAGCAACTCGCTGCCGAAGGGGTCGAAGCCGCCGACGACGCCTTGGACGAACTCGAGGCGATCGAAAACGCGACCGACCGCGTCGCCGAGGCCGTCGACTCGCTCGCAGAGCGGACCGAAGAGATCGACGAGATCGTCGACCGACTCGACGACCTCGCCGAGCGAACGACGGTGCTGGCAGCGAACGCGAAGATCGAGTCCTCTCGTGGCGGCGGTGACGGTGACACGATGGGTGTGATCGCCAACGAAGTGCGCTCGTTCGCCGAACAGACCAAATCGGATCTCGCGGAGATCGAAGACACCGTCGAAGCCGTCCGCGAGGACGCCAGCGCGACGGTCGCGACGACCGAGGAGACGGTCACCCGTGTCGACGCCGGCACCGACCGGGTTAGAGAGACCGTCCACTCGCTCGAGTCGATCCACGAGTCGGCACAGCAGACGGCGACGGGCATGGAAGACGTGACGGCGGCGGCCGACCAGCAGGCACGGGGCGTCGAAGCAACTGCCGAGACGCTCGCGGAACTGTCCCAGTCGGCTGACAAGGTCGCGAATGCGGCGGAATCGGTCGCGGCGGCGAGCCAAGAACAGACGGCCAGCCTCCGCGAAGTGCGCGACTCGGTCGCGCGGCTCACCGACGACGAACAGGAGACGGAGCCGCCGGTCTACGAGCAAGTTGACTGA